ATAtcactttctattatttcttgtTTAACAAGTTCACCCATAGTTTCTCCTAATTAGTAGAAAATATTTgatgaaaatatttcataaacttTATTCAATTACAAAATTTAGCAAATACTCAAAATCGTATGTATTATATTGCAgttatattttttcaatataaatataCTAATTGGTGATATTTTATACCAGACTTAAGCTTTTTCCCAAAAGTTACTTCCATTGGTTTCATACCCACTGGTAGATTtgaaatttggtaacgtgtttTACCAACTTCTTTGTTCCAATAGCTATTCATTACAGTATTTCTTAATTCAGAAATAATTGTTTGAAATGGTGTTTCTTCATCTGGTTGTAAACATTCTTTTACCTTGAATAATTtgtaagatatattaaatattacttttatatttacTACACAACAATGCTTTttactattattaattaatcaaaCTTCATTTATAAGAAGAAGttacaaatattaaaaacatataattctggaaattatataattatatatagtaaattataataaatataaattatgataaaaaagattttGTTATAGTAGATTTCAGTCTTACATCAATTATTCGTTTAGAATTATGTATATTGCTTATGATCGGTGGTAACTTTTGTGTATGTCTTTCATTATGAACAAATATATTCCTCAAAGCTTCAATTTTATCTTCTAAAGAATATTCTGTAAAACATTCTTTAATGCTAGATGTTGAGGTTTTCTATAAATAACAAATCATaagatacatatatacataaacatttaataaaacaatattctgttattttatttttaaaataacgcattaatgttttataaatttaccACGTAAAAAATTGATTgtgaaaacattttttaatctcgaatctgtattttattaattttacgtTCATGCTTCTAAACCtatatcgaataaaatatttacctAAAAAATAGTTATAATTTACTAATAAAACACAATCTTACGAAGTTTTTGCTGTAAGCATTTTCATCTTCATGGACTAAACCCAAAAACTGATTTCTTGAATTTATAGTACATTTACATTTTTCCatcttaaaataaaatattaagtaaAAGAAACATGAAGTACAATATTATCAATTGCAGTTGAACTATCGAATTTTCTTAATCAATATCTATGTAGAAGCAAATTtaacaaaagaaataaaatatgaaagttGTACTATATATTatcatttttcttatatttcatttttaattcgcacctttagaaataaaaagaaataatagaaatatatacataattaaaatttaatttcatatcTCTATCAATATTATTTCTGTATATAAAATGCTCTGCTCATTTCTGATATTTATGagggaaataattaaaattattatttcatcaTTTAATgtcatataaatataatttttatttattacataacaATTACTTAATGTTAATAACTTTTCGTGAGATGTTAAAGTAGATACGATTGCGATTTTAatcttttttcaaattatttcattGTGGTAAGTATGTTAAATTTTAATGCCATAATTCtaatattgttttatttattagattTCAGTAATACGTGTCTCTTTCTTATAATGctgaattttaattattaaattttatacatattgAAATTTCGCAATCGATTAGAATTGATTTTTGACGAACTTAGCATTTGATTGATGTCGTATACTGTCATTGTATAGTGTAAATCTACTGTACGTTTATATTATTGTAGTAACTAGCAgacaaattataataatacataatataataagtGTAGACATATGTAATAATAATGACAGCAGCTAAGCAAAATATAAAACGATCTAAATGGGCTTTGGATTTCGCTCACAAGTTGGTAACTTTATCATTCAAGTTATATTTTCAATGTACAATGTAGTTTGTTTTGATATGATAACTTTctgaaatcattttttaacttatatacatctatataatctatataatcttataaattaaactgtaaaaattaaatatgttaataaaaattgtGGTTTTTCCAATAGTTTTAGATAATTAAATGATTTAAAAATGTAGAGGTTAGAATACAGTACTTTATTTAGTACACACTCATTGTACTAATATCGTCTTATTAAACAATTCAAGCattagaatatttattatagatattaattaaaatgaacGTTAAACTATGCCAATGAtgattttcatttatatatttattgcctattttatattaatgtagatataatttttgtatttgtCAGAGAATTAATTTTTGAGCAGAATGATGTAACTGAATATGCGTTTTTTGTAGGAATAAACAAGAAAAAAATGTGGATATTGCTTCACCACCAGGTTATACACCTGCTGTTGCTTTATTTCATGCCGTCGATTCAATTAGAGAATCTGATTCTAATCATTTGATAATTAAGAAATCATGGGATTTAGCCCTAGGTCCTCTTAAACAAGTTCCaatgaatttatttataatgtatATGGCGGGTAATTCCATATCAATATTTCCTATTATGATGGTTGGTATGTTAATAATTAGACCAGTGAAAGCATTATTTACTCTTCAACAAAGTAAGTATATCAAGTTAtgtttacatacatatattttataataaataaaaaatgagtATCATATAcattcaaatatatataatacagacTAAACCTATTAAAGGttttaacaaaaattaatttgaagTGCTTAAACAAAAATATCTATATAGAACTGAAATATTCTATACATTtaaatacttcatatagagcaatcatagtttaattaaaataaatgtaatcaagtaaattaaaataaattgttacaACCAGTTATGCTcatcataaaaataattgtttttagCATTTAAAGTAATAGAAGGAACTCATGCTTTTGGACAGAAGTTTGTGTACTTTCTGGGACAATTGGTAAATATTGCGTTAGCATTATACAAATGTCAATCGATGGGATTACTTCCAACACATGCATCTGATTGGTTAGCATTTGTAGAACCACAAGCACGGTTAGAATATTCTAGTGGTGGATTTATATATGTATGACGTaagatataattatttaaagatGTAATATGTACATTTAAAGTAAATAATTGCTGTAAATTTAGGTACATTTTACTTTATgtgtaaattataaattcaCT
Above is a window of Bombus affinis isolate iyBomAffi1 chromosome 5, iyBomAffi1.2, whole genome shotgun sequence DNA encoding:
- the LOC126916800 gene encoding ER membrane protein complex subunit 4 isoform X1 gives rise to the protein MTAAKQNIKRSKWALDFAHKNKQEKNVDIASPPGYTPAVALFHAVDSIRESDSNHLIIKKSWDLALGPLKQVPMNLFIMYMAGNSISIFPIMMVGMLIIRPVKALFTLQQTFKVIEGTHAFGQKFVYFLGQLVNIALALYKCQSMGLLPTHASDWLAFVEPQARLEYSSGGFIYV
- the LOC126916800 gene encoding ER membrane protein complex subunit 4 isoform X2, which produces MPMMIFIYIFIAYFILMNKQEKNVDIASPPGYTPAVALFHAVDSIRESDSNHLIIKKSWDLALGPLKQVPMNLFIMYMAGNSISIFPIMMVGMLIIRPVKALFTLQQTFKVIEGTHAFGQKFVYFLGQLVNIALALYKCQSMGLLPTHASDWLAFVEPQARLEYSSGGFIYV